The DNA window gataaaacaatcaaaataatatactaactaTGGCAAGCAAGAGAGCAATCTGTTTGGTTCTTTTAACAAACTTCACCATTGGTTCCGTATTGTTATCACATATTTGTTGTTGTGTGCTATCAAATATAGCATGACCCACAAGCAATTTTTCCAAGAAGTATATGAAGTTtgtaaaaagggacaaaagagaagatcaatttCCAATCATCCATGCTGAGATTTTTAATAGAGTTCAAAAAAAGTCACCAAAATAGCATAAAGAAATTACAATAGTTAGATGAATCACTATGACTCACAGTAAAAGATTAAGCTTCATGAAATAGGAGGAAAAAAACTTTGAGGAATGAACACACTTCATAAGAagcttaattaatgtatttgaatttgactCTCTTATAGCCGAAAAAACCCACAAATCATAGTGGCAGAAATAGAAGTTTTGTTTACTAAAAAATCAAATGTTATGAATACAACCATTCCAGTAGCGTTATGGGTTGTGGATTGAGAGGTGCAAGAGTAGTAATGTCGCATTGCAAttgaaatcaattttctttttttattctttcttctttcgGTGCCTTGGAATTAAGTGTTgagttttaaaaggtgtgaatgaaaaatgacgagtcgtgacttttatgaagagttctgacttttctaaagagttgtgacttttataaataGTTGTAATTTTCCGTAAGGTTATGACTTTTAAGAAGGGTTAAATAAGAATCTTGATTTGTGAGGGTGCCACATAAGCGGGTCTAAgattctcttatatatatataagataagatactatattgtaaattaaaaatttaaagatccaTAGAGCTTATGCCCCATGTTTCGAGACTTACACCTCGCCCTATCCTAAGTAAAACGTCTCGCCTCACGTCCCTGTTTTATAAAACACTAATTCCTACTGAGAAGCAGAAATTGAAGAGGTGTGTGGCTTAGAGCCACAGGTTAAAGTAGTATCTATTTTTGTTTCTATGTTTGCTACCTGTACAATTGCGTCATTGGTAGGTTTTCATCATCAAAACAATTATAATAAACAAGGTAGGGAAAGAAGGGAGAACAAGAAGGCCCAATGTGGGTAGTTACAATGGCAAACATAATGGAGGACAACGACAGGGATCTTTTGCACCTAATCAATCTAATGCTAATGTTCAATCTGGAAGACAGGTCAGAACAACAACTATTAGAATAGACCTTCTCAGAGTACTGGCCAAAGGCCTTAATTATCATTGTTCATCCGATATGTAAAACTTGTTGTTATGATCCGAACCTACACTCTAGTTAAGACATGGTGCTTGGAATCACACGTGATCTCAAGATAATTTTTGACATAAGATATCTAAGCATATCATATGAAAACTAAAGCGGAATCATAACTGCAATAGATTGCAAAAATAAATCTATTACAATTGAATACTAATATTCAAAAAGCCTCTAAATAACATAACTGAAGTGAATAATATCTACTGACTCATAACGAAAGTCCTCTGAATGCAAGGAGGACAAATCACAAACAACTAGTAGAAAAACAATCCACAGAAAAGCTATTGTTGGTCAATTAAGcaattaagcaatactagagTTATCATTACACaaacaaagtgattcaattaagagaaaatgtGACTATCTTATGGAATGTATGTTAGGTAAAAACTAAAGTAATGGATGTTGATGGACTTGGACTTAGGATTGTAATAGTTgggctaaaatttaagtgttggacttgagaaaatggtaaagttaaagttttaaattaattaaaatttaataaaatatttatattttatttatgaataatatataattaattataaaatttatatatttaatttatcggttcggtttggttatatatctaatttattaGTTGGATGACTCaaatggtcactcaactttgagtaGTTTACTTAAAAAGCCACTCAACTCTGTTTTATCAttcaaaagtcattcaactattGATAAtatcacttagaaagtcactcaactaatgatatttttcttaaaaagtcatccaactaatttaaataatttcttcattaaattttgttgaaatacaatttcattttaaactaattttaaaaaataaaaagatactcattttaattatttttttgaattttgttgaaatataattttttaaaactatgttttaaaaaaaaaaaaatcgttgaGCATCTTTTTTGATTACTCCTTGTAATTTagtaaaagatatatattttaaagggataagggtctgaaaaatacctcaactttggtcatatttgttgttgcgatactaaactttcataaggacctattacctccctagactatttaataccgtattttttaccccctgaactatttaatagtgtattttaaaggtatatatgtacccacatggacacattacaatttataattttgcattattttttatgtccacgtgggcaaatatatatgtttaaaatacagtattaaatagtctagggaggtaataggtcatcatgaaagtttagtatcgcaacaacaaatctgACCAAAGttaggatatttttcagacccttatccctatttTAAACGTACAATTGCAattgacaaattaaaattaaaatctacAGTAGCATTGCTATTAATTTTCTGAAATTAATTGTGCTAAAAAATGCTActgtttgtttttcaaaaaaattctaattaaataaCCGAAGAAGGTCAATaggataattaaaataaatgtcttattatttcttaaaaaataatttaaaacaaaaactagatttcaacaaaatttaatgaataaACTATTTAAATTGTTGGGTGACTTTTtgagtgaaatatcaatagttgagtgattttctattgagtgactttctaagtgaaatatcaatagctgagtgacttttgagttataaataaagttgagtgactttctaagtgaacaactcaaagttgagtgactttctaaatAAAGTATGCAAAGTTGAGTGATCATCTGAGATATTATATCgttgttttttagtaaaatcaaaatcaaaccaaatagtattggttttcaaaatttaaaaccaaaccaaaccaaatattagttttttaaTCGGTTTGATTCGAATTGCggttcgatttgattttttaaccataaccatgaacttatatatataacgatgcatttgaattatattttaccACAAATATAAATCCCAATTAAGAAGCCGTATGTTTCACATAAAATTTGATACAAAATATTACTCATATAGAATTGTAAATTAGTATTTATACAAGGTAAAAGTCTAATTGATTTAAAGTGTTATATTAGTATGATTTCTTACCTAAATCAATAAGGACGGCAAAGTCCAAAATATTAGGAGAATAATTTAATGATGATATTATttggttaaaaataataaaaaatagtgaaaatatcATACTTTCAATACAATATAGATAACTATAAGGTCACgcaattattttttgtcaataaAGTCGTTAACCTTTATCCACTAAATGACAACACATCAATGAACTAGTTACaagaaatttttatattattttatgtcgAGTTTAATCAATCTTCTATCCTGcataaaattgtatttaaatttcTTCATAACTTATAACTTATGTAtgtattaattatacaaatttctaaattataaaaaaaaacatcatattACTTTTACATAAAAAACATCATGTTACTTTTACATATAATTCTAATccaatattaaaaatagtaattaCTTATGCATAATCTaatagataaataatattttttctaatcagTTATCAAACGACGCGTAGTATTATAGCGAAAGGAGTTTTTAACTTGTAATTGTCCAAAAATAGTTTTGTTAGCGACTAAAGATAAAAGCGAACTTTAGTCGCTTCCGTTTTTGACTTTTAGTTGCCTTCCCGCGTCTACTCGTCCGTCTTGAGACCGTTTCTCcttgttgttcttttttttttttttttttttttgtataaaaggACGCGTCCGACGTAAGGTATGACAATACCACACATCAGCTACATCTTCTCCCCCGCATTTGTCGCTGTTTATCTTTTTCTGCCGCATCCATGTCGTCGTtgtcgtcttcttcttcttctcaaccAAAAACTATACGAATCGGCATAATTGGATTTGGTCCTTTCGCCCAGTTTCTGGCCAAAACTATGATGAAACAAGGCCATTTGATCAGAGTAACTTCAAGATCAGATTATTCAGAGCTCTGCACAAATTTGGGTATCTTGTTCTTCAGGTATGGATATATAGACAACTTTTTGATGGTACAAGAGAATGAATAAATTTACCAGTTATTATTGATTGATTGCGCGCAGGGATATGGGTGCATTTCTAGAATCGGATAATGAAGTTATAATGATAAGCACGTCCATCCTGTCTCTATCACGAGTTGTGGAGTCCATACCATTCAATTGTCTGAAGCGGCCTACACTTTTCGTTGATGTGCTCTCTGTTAAAGAACACCCAAAAGATGTCCTTTTGCGAGTATGCAATTTTCAAACTACTGTTTCATATTATTTGCAAGTCATCAAAGGTTTTCCATATTTTGTCTAACAATACCCATGTGTTTGAACTTTGAAAGATAATGCCCGAAGAGTGCGATTTGCTGTGTGCACACCCAATGTTTGGACCAGAAAGTGGTAAGGATGGATGGACAGACTTGACTTTTATGTACGACATGGTTCGAATTAGAGATCAACCCCTGTGTTCTAGCTTTCTGCACATCTTCTCAAGTGAGGTAAGGAAGTACTGCAGATCATATGTCTTCTTCCTCAATTTTATTGCTTTCTCATAATCATTCCAATTTGACTGGAAAGATCGAGAACCCCCATCTGAGAAATGCACTGATCCTATTTTGAAGGGTTGCAAAATGCTGGAAATGACTTGTGAAGAGCATGATAGATTAGCTGCCCAAAGCCAATTTCTTACTCACACAATCGGCAGGTAATTTGTGTCACCTGCTCGTTAGCCACAAGTTGCAGAAGAACTAAATCAATCTGCTACAGTATTAATCTTCTTCACTTGACAGGATCTTGTCGGAAATGGAGGTTGAACCCACGCCAATAGACACAAAGGGATTTCAGAAACTTGTTCAAGTGGTAATTATGCAACATTGACTCCTTagagatttatttattttggttgattGCACTTGTACAAGATTATGCATATGCCCTGCTGCACATTTATCCTCTGGAGTAAATTTTCAACTTCTGGGATCtcccattttttattattacacTGAAATTGGACAACATGCAGAAGGAGAGCTCAGTTAAAGATAGTTTTGATCTGTTCAGCGGGCTATTCATCCACAATAGGTTTGCCAGGCAACAGGTATAGTAATGCCCTTTTCGTATTCTGCAACTGAATCATAATTTCTTGGTATGattaaaggagaagaaaaactGACCACAGAATGACGTGCAGATGAAAAATTTAGAAGTAGCATTGGAGAAAACTAAAGAGAAacttcaagagagattgaaggAGCTGCAAGATCCTAATATATCGAAGTTCTAACAAATGCTGAAGAATACTAATGAATGGGAACTTCATACTCACTTTCTTGGTCTTGTAATATTTCATTGTTTGTATTCTGTAAGATGATAATTTGGTTGCTAGTTTTACCAAGACACATCACGAGGAATCAATCTAGGGTTCTAGACAATTAGCTCTAAAAATGAAAAGGACGTTGTTGAGAGTCGACAGTAAAAGTGCTCCATTGCTTGTATCATTTATTATTAAGatgattttttgttgttcaacATATCATTAAGATGATACcgagaaattaattaattttgacaATTTACTCTAAAGTGAACGGCATCTATGTTttcatcctttttcttttttttttttgtattcctTTTTTGACCAGTCATATTATTGAATGCCGGCCCCATAGACTTTGAGCGATTGTAACCCCCATGACCATTTTAAGGATTCTCAGGTTTTGCAAGGTAAATACCTTGCATTCAGCCACTTAAGACGAACAAAGTTTATGTCATCGTTCACTGTTGTTGCAATGCGTTCCTACATTTCATTGCAATTTTTACAGTTTTACTTAAAAAGATACACAAAGGTGCAACTAAAGTCAATTTTGAGTGGGTAAAGAGGAGTATCCACTATCCAGTGCAATGTTGTATTCAGTTATAGTTAAACAGTGCTCCAATGTAGTTTCAGTCTGCTTTTATTCTCGGCAAAGTAGATCCAAGTGTCTGAATAACAAAGATGTATTTGACGTGTGTCAAAATTTATAAACTGTGTATATTGACAGGctaaaaattgaatgatatacAGCAAAAGAATCAAAACTGCTGCTTACAAGTTATGCTAGAAAGTAGAGAAGATAAGTGGAAGTGTTACTATTGACTGTTGATTTCATCAGAATTGGTATCTTCTGGAGTATTGCAACCAACTGCAGTAGGATTTGCAGAATCTGGAGCAAGATCAGAAACTTGCTTGCTCTTGCGAGCCTGCAATCCTGTAACCCGTGCAAGGTCGATCCATTGCTGCGAAGAAGAGATACAGAAGTACTAATCATTAGCAAAGAGAAAAATTACTTATCAACAATGAGGTGATGGTGGATGAATGGTtagtaaaagaagaaaaaaacggTGGAGGGCAAGTTTGTATGAAAATAATGTGTGAGGCCCGGGGTAAGAGCTATGAGGGATTAATTGGGTAAGGGGGGAAATTAGGCAAGTAATGGTATTGAGAAATTCTCTAGTCCCTCTCATCCCCTTTCTGATTTCCTCTCCCCCTTCTCTGTTCTTCTCGGTCactctccttcttctctttttaaGTGTATTCTGTTGCTACAGTCTAGTCCCTTAATTAGTGTCTGTATTTGACTATTTGTTCAGTTCATTATTGGAGGACTTGCTTGGATTAATAGGGTACATTACCGTGTTTTGAATCTAATTGGTTTTGCTTGGTGACATTATTGTTCATTGTGTCTTTACTGCAGAGCTGCTATGAGGATAGATGGATCTTCTCTTGAAAGAAAAGCAGTATCTCCTACTACGTTTCTAAGAGAACTTTTTGCTAGAGAAAGAAGGCAAATTGGGTTAAGGATGGGACAAAATATAAAGAACGgaagataaagcaataaaggATAGGAAATCCAAATAGAAGGTTTTAAGCAGAGAATGGTAAAGGGGCGGGCACATTTTCTACCAAGCTTCGAACCTTGCACCAGCTAGCCCTCAGGAACAGaataaataaggaaatataAGGCACTACCCTGAGCCCTGAGAAGACCCTCACAAAGACTAATCTTTTAGATTCCATTATCATTAACCTACATGACTGTTTACTGGGATACTCACTAGTCCCGAAAGAAGTTTATGGTAGATTAGttgtaaaaaaaggaaaaggaaaaaaagatttaaCTTCAAAGAATTTCAGACCGTATCTAACCTGGGTTCCCCAATAGGAGTTGATCGTTCGAACAACAAAAGATAGCATATTTACAAGTAATGTTTGGTCAGAAAATTTATCTGCAATCCGGTGCTCTACCAATCCTGCAATAACCTGCATTTCATGAAAATTATTGTTTTCAGTTGAACCTCAAACACCTCAATAGAAAGTTAAGGAAATCATTGTCATATAGGTGTTTCTAAAGTAACTGCTACTATAAAGTTTCAGTCTCGTGTCAAACACATTACACTAGTAAAGATGAAGGGACCAAATTTGATTAACAATCAGACTTCCACAAACTCCAGGAAGCATTAAAACAAGTTCAATGTTAATCCATTTTGGGCTTTTTCTCAAACTTGATAGGGATATAAACCCATGATGAAGGGtcaattttgaaacaaaatgacAGCAAAAATCAATCTCCAATTTTTCATGATTATGGCAGGAACATCATACAGAAAAATCCTTAAAATTTGCAGGAGCTAAAGAtggttttaaaatattgttttaaaatatactgGCACAGTCCATGTTT is part of the Solanum stenotomum isolate F172 chromosome 8, ASM1918654v1, whole genome shotgun sequence genome and encodes:
- the LOC125872559 gene encoding arogenate dehydrogenase 1, chloroplastic-like → MSSLSSSSSSQPKTIRIGIIGFGPFAQFLAKTMMKQGHLIRVTSRSDYSELCTNLGILFFRDMGAFLESDNEVIMISTSILSLSRVVESIPFNCLKRPTLFVDVLSVKEHPKDVLLRIMPEECDLLCAHPMFGPESGKDGWTDLTFMYDMVRIRDQPLCSSFLHIFSSEGCKMLEMTCEEHDRLAAQSQFLTHTIGRILSEMEVEPTPIDTKGFQKLVQVKESSVKDSFDLFSGLFIHNRFARQQMKNLEVALEKTKEKLQERLKELQDPNISKF